A portion of the Desmodus rotundus isolate HL8 chromosome 8, HLdesRot8A.1, whole genome shotgun sequence genome contains these proteins:
- the GRINA gene encoding protein lifeguard 1: MPHEKSFLVSGDNYPPPNPGYPGGPQPSMPPYPGTSYPQPPFQPSPYGQPGYPQGPSPYPQGGYPQGPYPQGGYPQGPYPQGGYPQGPYPQGGYPQGPYPQSPFPPNPYGQPQAFPVQDPGSPQHGNYHEEGPPSYYDNQDFPATNWDDKSIRQAFIRKVFLVLTLQLSVTLSTVAVFTFVTEVKGFVRENVWTYYVSYAVFFISLIVLSCCGDFRRKHPWNLVALSILTVSLSYMVGMIASFYDTEAVIMAVGITTTVCFTVVIFSMQTRYDFTSCMGVLLVSMVVLIVFAVLCIFIRNRILEIVYASLGALLFTCFLAVDTQLLLGNKQLSLSPEEYVFAALNLYTDIINIFLYILTIIGRAKE, encoded by the exons ATGCCTCACGAGAAGAGTTTCTTGGTGTCTGGGGACAACtatcctccccccaaccctggttATCCTGGGGGGCCCCAGCCCTCCATGCCTCCCTATCCTGGGACCTCTTACCCACAACCCCCGTTCCAGCCTTCCCCCTATGGCCAGCCAGGGTATCCCCAGGGCCCAAGTCCCTACCCCCAAGGGGGTTACCCTCAGGGCCCCTACCCCCAAGGGGGTTACCCTCAGGGCCCCTACCCCCAAGGGGGCTACCCCCAGGGCCCCTACCCCCAAGGAGGCTACCCCCAAGGGCCATATCCACAGAGCCCCTTTCCACCCAACCCGTATGGACAACCACAGGCCTTCCCAGTCCAAGACCCTGGCT CACCTCAGCATGGGAACTATCATGAGGAGGGACCCCCGTCCTACTATGACAACCAGGACTTCCCTGCCACCAACTGGGATGACAAAAGCATCCGCCAGGCCTTCATCCGGAAG GTGTTCCTGGTGCTGACCCTGCAGCTGTCCGTGACTCTGTCCACTGTGGCTGTGTTCACGTTCGTCACGGAGGTGAAGGGCTTCGTCCGGGAGAATGTCTGGACGTACTACGTTTCCTATGCCGTCTTCTTCATCTCCCTCATTGTTCTCAGCTGCTGTGGGGACTTCCGGCGAAAGCACCCCTGGAACCTCGTCGCACTG TCAATCCTGACCGTCAGCCTGTCCTACATGGTGGGCATGATCGCCAGCTTCTACGACACCGAGGCGGTCATCATGGCTGTGGGCATCACCACGACCGTCTGCTTCACGGTGGTCATCTTCTCCATGCAG ACCCGCTACGACTTCACATCATGCATGGGCGTGCTCCTGGTGAGCATGGTGGTGCTGATCGTCTTCGCCGTCCTCTGCATCTTCATCCGCAACCGCATCCTGGAGATTGTATACGCCTCACTTGGCGCGCTGCTCTTCACCTGC TTCCTGGCAGTGGACACCCAGCTGCTGCTGGGGAACAAGCAGCTGTCGCTGAGCCCAGAGGAGTATGTGTTCGCGGCACTGAACCTGTACACAGACATCATCAACATTTTCCTGTACATCCTCACCATCATCGGCCGCGCCAAGGAGTAG